In one Cervus canadensis isolate Bull #8, Minnesota chromosome 22, ASM1932006v1, whole genome shotgun sequence genomic region, the following are encoded:
- the BRPF1 gene encoding peregrin isoform X6: MGVDFDVKTFCHNLRATKPPYECPVETCRKVYKSYSGIEYHLYHYDHDNPPPPQQTPLRKHKKKGRQSRPANKQSPSPSEVSQSPSREVMSYAQAQRMVEVDLHGRVHRISIFDNLDVVSEDEEAPEEAPENGSNKENTETPAATPKSSKHKNKEKRKDSNHHHHHNASASTTPKLPEVVYRELEQDTPDAPPRPTSYYRYIEKSAEELDEEVEYDMDEEDYIWLDIMNERRKTEGVSPIPQEIFEYLMDRLEKESYFESHNKGDPNALVDEDAVCCICNDGECQNSNVILFCDMCNLAVHQECYGVPYIPEGQWLCRRCLQSPSRAVDCALCPNKGGAFKQTDDGRWAHVVCALWIPEVCFANTVFLEPIDSIEHIPPARWKLTCYICKQRGSGACIQCHKANCYTAFHVTCAQQAGLYMKMEPVRETGANGTSFSVRKTAYCDIHTPPGSARRLPALSHSEGEEDEEEEEDEGKSWSSEKVKKAKAKSRIKMKKARKILAEKRAAAPVVSVPCIPPHRLSKITNRLTIQRKSQFMQRLHSYWTLKRQSRNGVPLLRRLQTHLQSQRNCDQVGRDSEDKNWALKEQLKSWQRLRHDLERARLLVELIRKREKLKRETIKVQQIAMEMQLTPFLILLRKTLEQLQEKDTGNIFSEPVPLSEVPDYLDHIKKPMDFFTMKQNLEAYRYLNFDDFEEDFNLIVSNCLKYNAKDTIFYRAAVRLREQGGAVLRQARRQAEKMGIDFETGMHIPHSLTGDEAPHHTEDAEEERLVLLENQKHLPVEEQLKLLLERLDEVNASKQSVGRSRRAKMIKKEMTALRRKLAHQRETGRDGPERHGPSSRGSLTPHPAACDKDGQTDSAAEESSSQETSKDLPANGFSGGNQPVKKSFLVYRNDCSLPRSSSDSESSSSSSSSAASDRTSTTPSKQGRGKPSFSRGTFPEDSSEDTSGTENEAYSVGTGRGVGHSIVRKSLGRGAGWLSEDEDSPLDALDLVWAKCRGYPSYPALIIDPKMPREGMFHHGVPIPVPPLEVLKLGEQMTQEAREHLYLVLFFDNKRTWQWLPRTKLVPLGVNQDLDKEKMLEGRKSNIRKSVQIAYHRALQHRSKVQGEQSSETSDSD; encoded by the exons ATGGGGGTGGACTTTGACGTGAAGACTTTCTGCCACAACTTGCGGGCCACTAAGCCACCCTATGAGTGCCCCGTGGAGACCTGCCGCAAGGTCTACAAGAGTTACAGTGGTATTGAGTACCATCTGTACCACTATGACCATGACAACCCACCGCCCCCACAGCAGACGCCACTCCGAAAGCACAAGAAGAAGGGGCGCCAGTCACGCCCAGCCAACAAGCAGTCGCCCAGCCCCTCAGAGGTATCCCAGTCACCCAGCCGTGAGGTGATGAGTTACGCACAGGCCCAGCGCATGGTGGAAGTGGACTTGCACGGCCGCGTGCACCGCATTAGCATCTTTGACAACCTGGATGTGGTGTCTGAGGATGAGGAGGCCCCCGAGGAGGCCCCTGAGAACGGCAGCAATAAGGAGAACACCGAGACACCGGCCGCTACTCCCAAGTCAAGCAAGCATAAGAACAAGGAGAAACGCAAGGACtccaaccatcaccaccaccacaacgcTTCTGCCAGCACCACTCCCAAGCTGCCAGAGGTGGTCTACCGGGAGTTGGAGCAGGACACCCCTGATGCCCCGCCCCGGCCGACTTCCTATTACCG GTATATTGAGAAGTCGGCCGAGGAGCTGGATGAGGAAGTTGAGTACGACATGGATGAGGAGGACTACATCTGGCTAGATATCATGAACGAGCGGCGGAAGACGGAGGGTGTGAGTCCCATTCCGCAGGAGATCTTTGAGTACCTAATGGACCGGCTGGAGAAAGAGTCGTACTTTGAGAGCCACAATAAAGGCGACCCCAATGCGCTCGTAGACGAGGATGCTGTGTGCTGTATCTGCAATGACGGCGAGTGCCAGAACAGCAATGTCATCCTTTTCTGCGACATGTGCAACCTGGCCGTGCACCAGGAGTGCTACGGTGTCCCCTACATCCCTGAGGGCCAGTGGCTGTGCCGCCGCTGCCTGCAGTCACCCTCCCGCGCTGTGGACTGCGCCTTGTGCCCCAACAAAGGTGGTGCCTTCAAGCAGACAGATGATGGGCGCTGGGCCCATGTGGTGTGTGCCCTCTGGATCCCCGAGGTCTGCTTTGCCAACACGGTCTTCCTGGAGCCCATTGACAGCATTGAGCACATCCCGCCCGCACGCTGGAAGCTGACCTGCTACATTTGCAAACAGCGGGGCTCAGGGGCCTGCATCCAGTGCCACAAGGCCAACTGCTACACAGCCTTCCACGTGACGTGTGCCCAACAGGCTGGCCTTTACATGAAGATGGAGCCTGTGCGGGAGACAGGTGCCAATGGCACCTCCTTCAGCGTTCGCAAGACCGCCTACTGCGACATCCACACACCCCCAGGTTCAGCACGCCGCCTGCCTGCCCTGTCTCACAGTGAAggggaggaggatgaggaggaggaggaagatgagggtAAGAGTTGGAGCTCAGAGAAGGTCAAGAAGGCCAAAGCCAAGTCCCGGATCAAGATGAAGAAGGCGCGGAAGATCCTGGCAGAGAAACGGGCAGCGGCCCCCGTGGTGTCTGTGCCTTGCATTCCACCGCACAG GCTCAGTAAAATCACTAACCGCCTGACCATCCAAAGGAAGAGCCAGTTCATGCAGAGGCTGCACAGCTACTGGACGCTGAAGAGGCAGTCGCGGAATGGGGTCCCGCTGCTGCGTCGCCTGCAGACCCACCTGCAGTCTCAGAGGAACTGTGACCAAGTCGGG AGAGATTCCGAGGATAAGAACTGGGCCCTCAAAGAACAGCTTAAGTCCTGGCAGCGGCTTCGGCATGACCTGGAGCGAGCACGGCTGCTGGTGGAGCTGATTCGCAAGCGGGAGAAACTCAAAAGGGAGACG ATCAAGGTCCAACAGATCGCCATGGAGATGCAGCTGACCCCCTTCCTCATCCTCCTTCGAAAAACCTTGGAGCAGCTCCAAGAGAAGGACACGGGCAACATCTTCAGCGAGCCGGTCCCTCTGTCTGAG GTACCTGACTACCTCGACCACATCAAAAAGCCTATGGACTTTTTCACCATGAAGCAGAACCTGGAGGCTTACCGCTACCTGAACTTTGATGATTTTGAGGAGGACTTCAACCTCATCGTCAGCAACTGCCTCAAGTATAATGCCAAGGATACCATCTTCTACCGGGCAGCAGTGCGGCTCCGTGAGCAGGGTGGCGCGGTGCTCCGCCAGGCCCGGCGCCAGGCAGAAAAAATGGGCATTGACTTTGAGACGGGCATGCATATCCCCCACAGCCTGACTGGAGACGAGGCCCCACACCACACCGAAGATG CAGAGGAAGAGCGGCTGGTCCTGCTAGAGAACCAGAAGCACCTGCCAGTGGAAGAGCAGCTAAAGTTGCTGCTTGAACGGCTGGATGAGGTGAATGCCAGCAAGCAGAGCGTGGGCCGCTCTCGGCGCGCCAAGATGATCAAGAAAGAGATGACGGCACTGCGGAGGAAGCTTGCCCACCAGCGGGAGACTGGACGGGATGGGCCTGAGCGACACGGCCCCTCCAGCCGGGGCAGCCTGACACCCCACCCAGCGGCCTGTGACAAGGACGGGCAGACAGACAGTGCCGCCGAGGAGAGCAGCAGCCAGGAGACAAGCAAAG ACTTACCAGCCAACGGCTTCAGCGGTGGAAACCAGCCAGTAAAGAAGAGTTTCTTGGTGTATCGTAATGACTGCAGCCTTCCTCGGAGCAGCTCAGACTCAGAAtccagcagcagtagcagcagcagtgctgcCTCCGACCGGACCAG CACAACGCCTTCAAAACAAGGCCGGGGCAAGCCCTCCTTCTCTCGGGGCACATTCCCAGAGGACAGCAGCGAAGATACCTCAGGCACTGAGAATGAGGCCTACTCCGTGGGCACTGGCCGCGGCGTGGGCCACAGCA TTGTAAGGAAGAGTCTGGGCCGGGGAGCTGGCTGGCTATCAGAGGATGAGGACTCCCCCCTGGATGCTCTGGACCTGGTGTGGGCCAAATGCCGAGGGTATCCATCGTACCCAGCTCTG ATCATTGATCCAAAGATGCCCCGGGAAGGTATGTTCCACCATGGGGTTCCCATCCCTGTGCCCCCATTGGAGGTGCTGAAACTTGGGGAACAGATGACCCAAGAAGCCCGAGAGCATCTCTACCTCGTCCTCTTCTTTGACAACAAGAGAACCTG GCAGTGGCTGCCCAGGACTAAGCTGGTTCCTCTGGGCGTGAACCAGGACCTTGACAAGGAGAAGATGCTGGAGGGCCGGAAATCTAACATCCGCAAGTCAGTCCAGATAGCCTACCACAGGGCCCTGCAGCACCGCAGCAAGGTGCAGGGCGAGCAGAGCAGCGAGACCAGCGACAGTGACTGA
- the BRPF1 gene encoding peregrin isoform X3, with the protein MGVDFDVKTFCHNLRATKPPYECPVETCRKVYKSYSGIEYHLYHYDHDNPPPPQQTPLRKHKKKGRQSRPANKQSPSPSEVSQSPSREVMSYAQAQRMVEVDLHGRVHRISIFDNLDVVSEDEEAPEEAPENGSNKENTETPAATPKSSKHKNKEKRKDSNHHHHHNASASTTPKLPEVVYRELEQDTPDAPPRPTSYYRYIEKSAEELDEEVEYDMDEEDYIWLDIMNERRKTEGVSPIPQEIFEYLMDRLEKESYFESHNKGDPNALVDEDAVCCICNDGECQNSNVILFCDMCNLAVHQECYGVPYIPEGQWLCRRCLQSPSRAVDCALCPNKGGAFKQTDDGRWAHVVCALWIPEVCFANTVFLEPIDSIEHIPPARWKLTCYICKQRGSGACIQCHKANCYTAFHVTCAQQAGLYMKMEPVRETGANGTSFSVRKTAYCDIHTPPGSARRLPALSHSEGEEDEEEEEDEGKSWSSEKVKKAKAKSRIKMKKARKILAEKRAAAPVVSVPCIPPHRLSKITNRLTIQRKSQFMQRLHSYWTLKRQSRNGVPLLRRLQTHLQSQRNCDQVGRDSEDKNWALKEQLKSWQRLRHDLERARLLVELIRKREKLKRETIKVQQIAMEMQLTPFLILLRKTLEQLQEKDTGNIFSEPVPLSEVTELDEVPDYLDHIKKPMDFFTMKQNLEAYRYLNFDDFEEDFNLIVSNCLKYNAKDTIFYRAAVRLREQGGAVLRQARRQAEKMGIDFETGMHIPHSLTGDEAPHHTEDAEEERLVLLENQKHLPVEEQLKLLLERLDEVNASKQSVGRSRRAKMIKKEMTALRRKLAHQRETGRDGPERHGPSSRGSLTPHPAACDKDGQTDSAAEESSSQETSKGLGPNMSSTPALEVGRRTSVLFSKKNPKTAGPPKRPGRPPKNRESQMTPSHGGSPVGPPQLPIMGSLRQRKRGRSPRPSSSSDSDSDKSTEDPPMDLPANGFSGGNQPVKKSFLVYRNDCSLPRSSSDSESSSSSSSSAASDRTSTTPSKQGRGKPSFSRGTFPEDSSEDTSGTENEAYSVGTGRGVGHSIVRKSLGRGAGWLSEDEDSPLDALDLVWAKCRGYPSYPALIIDPKMPREGMFHHGVPIPVPPLEVLKLGEQMTQEAREHLYLVLFFDNKRTWQWLPRTKLVPLGVNQDLDKEKMLEGRKSNIRKSVQIAYHRALQHRSKVQGEQSSETSDSD; encoded by the exons ATGGGGGTGGACTTTGACGTGAAGACTTTCTGCCACAACTTGCGGGCCACTAAGCCACCCTATGAGTGCCCCGTGGAGACCTGCCGCAAGGTCTACAAGAGTTACAGTGGTATTGAGTACCATCTGTACCACTATGACCATGACAACCCACCGCCCCCACAGCAGACGCCACTCCGAAAGCACAAGAAGAAGGGGCGCCAGTCACGCCCAGCCAACAAGCAGTCGCCCAGCCCCTCAGAGGTATCCCAGTCACCCAGCCGTGAGGTGATGAGTTACGCACAGGCCCAGCGCATGGTGGAAGTGGACTTGCACGGCCGCGTGCACCGCATTAGCATCTTTGACAACCTGGATGTGGTGTCTGAGGATGAGGAGGCCCCCGAGGAGGCCCCTGAGAACGGCAGCAATAAGGAGAACACCGAGACACCGGCCGCTACTCCCAAGTCAAGCAAGCATAAGAACAAGGAGAAACGCAAGGACtccaaccatcaccaccaccacaacgcTTCTGCCAGCACCACTCCCAAGCTGCCAGAGGTGGTCTACCGGGAGTTGGAGCAGGACACCCCTGATGCCCCGCCCCGGCCGACTTCCTATTACCG GTATATTGAGAAGTCGGCCGAGGAGCTGGATGAGGAAGTTGAGTACGACATGGATGAGGAGGACTACATCTGGCTAGATATCATGAACGAGCGGCGGAAGACGGAGGGTGTGAGTCCCATTCCGCAGGAGATCTTTGAGTACCTAATGGACCGGCTGGAGAAAGAGTCGTACTTTGAGAGCCACAATAAAGGCGACCCCAATGCGCTCGTAGACGAGGATGCTGTGTGCTGTATCTGCAATGACGGCGAGTGCCAGAACAGCAATGTCATCCTTTTCTGCGACATGTGCAACCTGGCCGTGCACCAGGAGTGCTACGGTGTCCCCTACATCCCTGAGGGCCAGTGGCTGTGCCGCCGCTGCCTGCAGTCACCCTCCCGCGCTGTGGACTGCGCCTTGTGCCCCAACAAAGGTGGTGCCTTCAAGCAGACAGATGATGGGCGCTGGGCCCATGTGGTGTGTGCCCTCTGGATCCCCGAGGTCTGCTTTGCCAACACGGTCTTCCTGGAGCCCATTGACAGCATTGAGCACATCCCGCCCGCACGCTGGAAGCTGACCTGCTACATTTGCAAACAGCGGGGCTCAGGGGCCTGCATCCAGTGCCACAAGGCCAACTGCTACACAGCCTTCCACGTGACGTGTGCCCAACAGGCTGGCCTTTACATGAAGATGGAGCCTGTGCGGGAGACAGGTGCCAATGGCACCTCCTTCAGCGTTCGCAAGACCGCCTACTGCGACATCCACACACCCCCAGGTTCAGCACGCCGCCTGCCTGCCCTGTCTCACAGTGAAggggaggaggatgaggaggaggaggaagatgagggtAAGAGTTGGAGCTCAGAGAAGGTCAAGAAGGCCAAAGCCAAGTCCCGGATCAAGATGAAGAAGGCGCGGAAGATCCTGGCAGAGAAACGGGCAGCGGCCCCCGTGGTGTCTGTGCCTTGCATTCCACCGCACAG GCTCAGTAAAATCACTAACCGCCTGACCATCCAAAGGAAGAGCCAGTTCATGCAGAGGCTGCACAGCTACTGGACGCTGAAGAGGCAGTCGCGGAATGGGGTCCCGCTGCTGCGTCGCCTGCAGACCCACCTGCAGTCTCAGAGGAACTGTGACCAAGTCGGG AGAGATTCCGAGGATAAGAACTGGGCCCTCAAAGAACAGCTTAAGTCCTGGCAGCGGCTTCGGCATGACCTGGAGCGAGCACGGCTGCTGGTGGAGCTGATTCGCAAGCGGGAGAAACTCAAAAGGGAGACG ATCAAGGTCCAACAGATCGCCATGGAGATGCAGCTGACCCCCTTCCTCATCCTCCTTCGAAAAACCTTGGAGCAGCTCCAAGAGAAGGACACGGGCAACATCTTCAGCGAGCCGGTCCCTCTGTCTGAGGTAACCGAATTGGACGAA GTACCTGACTACCTCGACCACATCAAAAAGCCTATGGACTTTTTCACCATGAAGCAGAACCTGGAGGCTTACCGCTACCTGAACTTTGATGATTTTGAGGAGGACTTCAACCTCATCGTCAGCAACTGCCTCAAGTATAATGCCAAGGATACCATCTTCTACCGGGCAGCAGTGCGGCTCCGTGAGCAGGGTGGCGCGGTGCTCCGCCAGGCCCGGCGCCAGGCAGAAAAAATGGGCATTGACTTTGAGACGGGCATGCATATCCCCCACAGCCTGACTGGAGACGAGGCCCCACACCACACCGAAGATG CAGAGGAAGAGCGGCTGGTCCTGCTAGAGAACCAGAAGCACCTGCCAGTGGAAGAGCAGCTAAAGTTGCTGCTTGAACGGCTGGATGAGGTGAATGCCAGCAAGCAGAGCGTGGGCCGCTCTCGGCGCGCCAAGATGATCAAGAAAGAGATGACGGCACTGCGGAGGAAGCTTGCCCACCAGCGGGAGACTGGACGGGATGGGCCTGAGCGACACGGCCCCTCCAGCCGGGGCAGCCTGACACCCCACCCAGCGGCCTGTGACAAGGACGGGCAGACAGACAGTGCCGCCGAGGAGAGCAGCAGCCAGGAGACAAGCAAAG gcCTGGGTCCCAACATGTCCTCAACCCCCGCACTTGAGGTGGGCAGGAGAACCTCAGTTCTGTTCTCCAAAAAGAACCCGAAGACAGCTGGACCGCCCAAGAGGCCGGGCCGGCCCCCCAAAAACCGGGAGAGCCAGATGACCCCCAGCCACGGAGGCAGTCCTGTGGGGCCCCCCCAGCTCCCCATCATGGGCTCCCTACGTCAGCGCAAGCGGGGTAGGAGCCCTCGGCCCAGTTCGAGTTCAGACAGCGACAGTGATAAATCCACAGAAGACCCCCCAATGG ACTTACCAGCCAACGGCTTCAGCGGTGGAAACCAGCCAGTAAAGAAGAGTTTCTTGGTGTATCGTAATGACTGCAGCCTTCCTCGGAGCAGCTCAGACTCAGAAtccagcagcagtagcagcagcagtgctgcCTCCGACCGGACCAG CACAACGCCTTCAAAACAAGGCCGGGGCAAGCCCTCCTTCTCTCGGGGCACATTCCCAGAGGACAGCAGCGAAGATACCTCAGGCACTGAGAATGAGGCCTACTCCGTGGGCACTGGCCGCGGCGTGGGCCACAGCA TTGTAAGGAAGAGTCTGGGCCGGGGAGCTGGCTGGCTATCAGAGGATGAGGACTCCCCCCTGGATGCTCTGGACCTGGTGTGGGCCAAATGCCGAGGGTATCCATCGTACCCAGCTCTG ATCATTGATCCAAAGATGCCCCGGGAAGGTATGTTCCACCATGGGGTTCCCATCCCTGTGCCCCCATTGGAGGTGCTGAAACTTGGGGAACAGATGACCCAAGAAGCCCGAGAGCATCTCTACCTCGTCCTCTTCTTTGACAACAAGAGAACCTG GCAGTGGCTGCCCAGGACTAAGCTGGTTCCTCTGGGCGTGAACCAGGACCTTGACAAGGAGAAGATGCTGGAGGGCCGGAAATCTAACATCCGCAAGTCAGTCCAGATAGCCTACCACAGGGCCCTGCAGCACCGCAGCAAGGTGCAGGGCGAGCAGAGCAGCGAGACCAGCGACAGTGACTGA
- the BRPF1 gene encoding peregrin isoform X5: MGVDFDVKTFCHNLRATKPPYECPVETCRKVYKSYSGIEYHLYHYDHDNPPPPQQTPLRKHKKKGRQSRPANKQSPSPSEVSQSPSREVMSYAQAQRMVEVDLHGRVHRISIFDNLDVVSEDEEAPEEAPENGSNKENTETPAATPKSSKHKNKEKRKDSNHHHHHNASASTTPKLPEVVYRELEQDTPDAPPRPTSYYRYIEKSAEELDEEVEYDMDEEDYIWLDIMNERRKTEGVSPIPQEIFEYLMDRLEKESYFESHNKGDPNALVDEDAVCCICNDGECQNSNVILFCDMCNLAVHQECYGVPYIPEGQWLCRRCLQSPSRAVDCALCPNKGGAFKQTDDGRWAHVVCALWIPEVCFANTVFLEPIDSIEHIPPARWKLTCYICKQRGSGACIQCHKANCYTAFHVTCAQQAGLYMKMEPVRETGANGTSFSVRKTAYCDIHTPPGSARRLPALSHSEGEEDEEEEEDEGKSWSSEKVKKAKAKSRIKMKKARKILAEKRAAAPVVSVPCIPPHRLSKITNRLTIQRKSQFMQRLHSYWTLKRQSRNGVPLLRRLQTHLQSQRNCDQVGRDSEDKNWALKEQLKSWQRLRHDLERARLLVELIRKREKLKRETIKVQQIAMEMQLTPFLILLRKTLEQLQEKDTGNIFSEPVPLSEVTELDEVPDYLDHIKKPMDFFTMKQNLEAYRYLNFDDFEEDFNLIVSNCLKYNAKDTIFYRAAVRLREQGGAVLRQARRQAEKMGIDFETGMHIPHSLTGDEAPHHTEDAEEERLVLLENQKHLPVEEQLKLLLERLDEVNASKQSVGRSRRAKMIKKEMTALRRKLAHQRETGRDGPERHGPSSRGSLTPHPAACDKDGQTDSAAEESSSQETSKDLPANGFSGGNQPVKKSFLVYRNDCSLPRSSSDSESSSSSSSSAASDRTSTTPSKQGRGKPSFSRGTFPEDSSEDTSGTENEAYSVGTGRGVGHSIVRKSLGRGAGWLSEDEDSPLDALDLVWAKCRGYPSYPALIIDPKMPREGMFHHGVPIPVPPLEVLKLGEQMTQEAREHLYLVLFFDNKRTWQWLPRTKLVPLGVNQDLDKEKMLEGRKSNIRKSVQIAYHRALQHRSKVQGEQSSETSDSD, translated from the exons ATGGGGGTGGACTTTGACGTGAAGACTTTCTGCCACAACTTGCGGGCCACTAAGCCACCCTATGAGTGCCCCGTGGAGACCTGCCGCAAGGTCTACAAGAGTTACAGTGGTATTGAGTACCATCTGTACCACTATGACCATGACAACCCACCGCCCCCACAGCAGACGCCACTCCGAAAGCACAAGAAGAAGGGGCGCCAGTCACGCCCAGCCAACAAGCAGTCGCCCAGCCCCTCAGAGGTATCCCAGTCACCCAGCCGTGAGGTGATGAGTTACGCACAGGCCCAGCGCATGGTGGAAGTGGACTTGCACGGCCGCGTGCACCGCATTAGCATCTTTGACAACCTGGATGTGGTGTCTGAGGATGAGGAGGCCCCCGAGGAGGCCCCTGAGAACGGCAGCAATAAGGAGAACACCGAGACACCGGCCGCTACTCCCAAGTCAAGCAAGCATAAGAACAAGGAGAAACGCAAGGACtccaaccatcaccaccaccacaacgcTTCTGCCAGCACCACTCCCAAGCTGCCAGAGGTGGTCTACCGGGAGTTGGAGCAGGACACCCCTGATGCCCCGCCCCGGCCGACTTCCTATTACCG GTATATTGAGAAGTCGGCCGAGGAGCTGGATGAGGAAGTTGAGTACGACATGGATGAGGAGGACTACATCTGGCTAGATATCATGAACGAGCGGCGGAAGACGGAGGGTGTGAGTCCCATTCCGCAGGAGATCTTTGAGTACCTAATGGACCGGCTGGAGAAAGAGTCGTACTTTGAGAGCCACAATAAAGGCGACCCCAATGCGCTCGTAGACGAGGATGCTGTGTGCTGTATCTGCAATGACGGCGAGTGCCAGAACAGCAATGTCATCCTTTTCTGCGACATGTGCAACCTGGCCGTGCACCAGGAGTGCTACGGTGTCCCCTACATCCCTGAGGGCCAGTGGCTGTGCCGCCGCTGCCTGCAGTCACCCTCCCGCGCTGTGGACTGCGCCTTGTGCCCCAACAAAGGTGGTGCCTTCAAGCAGACAGATGATGGGCGCTGGGCCCATGTGGTGTGTGCCCTCTGGATCCCCGAGGTCTGCTTTGCCAACACGGTCTTCCTGGAGCCCATTGACAGCATTGAGCACATCCCGCCCGCACGCTGGAAGCTGACCTGCTACATTTGCAAACAGCGGGGCTCAGGGGCCTGCATCCAGTGCCACAAGGCCAACTGCTACACAGCCTTCCACGTGACGTGTGCCCAACAGGCTGGCCTTTACATGAAGATGGAGCCTGTGCGGGAGACAGGTGCCAATGGCACCTCCTTCAGCGTTCGCAAGACCGCCTACTGCGACATCCACACACCCCCAGGTTCAGCACGCCGCCTGCCTGCCCTGTCTCACAGTGAAggggaggaggatgaggaggaggaggaagatgagggtAAGAGTTGGAGCTCAGAGAAGGTCAAGAAGGCCAAAGCCAAGTCCCGGATCAAGATGAAGAAGGCGCGGAAGATCCTGGCAGAGAAACGGGCAGCGGCCCCCGTGGTGTCTGTGCCTTGCATTCCACCGCACAG GCTCAGTAAAATCACTAACCGCCTGACCATCCAAAGGAAGAGCCAGTTCATGCAGAGGCTGCACAGCTACTGGACGCTGAAGAGGCAGTCGCGGAATGGGGTCCCGCTGCTGCGTCGCCTGCAGACCCACCTGCAGTCTCAGAGGAACTGTGACCAAGTCGGG AGAGATTCCGAGGATAAGAACTGGGCCCTCAAAGAACAGCTTAAGTCCTGGCAGCGGCTTCGGCATGACCTGGAGCGAGCACGGCTGCTGGTGGAGCTGATTCGCAAGCGGGAGAAACTCAAAAGGGAGACG ATCAAGGTCCAACAGATCGCCATGGAGATGCAGCTGACCCCCTTCCTCATCCTCCTTCGAAAAACCTTGGAGCAGCTCCAAGAGAAGGACACGGGCAACATCTTCAGCGAGCCGGTCCCTCTGTCTGAGGTAACCGAATTGGACGAA GTACCTGACTACCTCGACCACATCAAAAAGCCTATGGACTTTTTCACCATGAAGCAGAACCTGGAGGCTTACCGCTACCTGAACTTTGATGATTTTGAGGAGGACTTCAACCTCATCGTCAGCAACTGCCTCAAGTATAATGCCAAGGATACCATCTTCTACCGGGCAGCAGTGCGGCTCCGTGAGCAGGGTGGCGCGGTGCTCCGCCAGGCCCGGCGCCAGGCAGAAAAAATGGGCATTGACTTTGAGACGGGCATGCATATCCCCCACAGCCTGACTGGAGACGAGGCCCCACACCACACCGAAGATG CAGAGGAAGAGCGGCTGGTCCTGCTAGAGAACCAGAAGCACCTGCCAGTGGAAGAGCAGCTAAAGTTGCTGCTTGAACGGCTGGATGAGGTGAATGCCAGCAAGCAGAGCGTGGGCCGCTCTCGGCGCGCCAAGATGATCAAGAAAGAGATGACGGCACTGCGGAGGAAGCTTGCCCACCAGCGGGAGACTGGACGGGATGGGCCTGAGCGACACGGCCCCTCCAGCCGGGGCAGCCTGACACCCCACCCAGCGGCCTGTGACAAGGACGGGCAGACAGACAGTGCCGCCGAGGAGAGCAGCAGCCAGGAGACAAGCAAAG ACTTACCAGCCAACGGCTTCAGCGGTGGAAACCAGCCAGTAAAGAAGAGTTTCTTGGTGTATCGTAATGACTGCAGCCTTCCTCGGAGCAGCTCAGACTCAGAAtccagcagcagtagcagcagcagtgctgcCTCCGACCGGACCAG CACAACGCCTTCAAAACAAGGCCGGGGCAAGCCCTCCTTCTCTCGGGGCACATTCCCAGAGGACAGCAGCGAAGATACCTCAGGCACTGAGAATGAGGCCTACTCCGTGGGCACTGGCCGCGGCGTGGGCCACAGCA TTGTAAGGAAGAGTCTGGGCCGGGGAGCTGGCTGGCTATCAGAGGATGAGGACTCCCCCCTGGATGCTCTGGACCTGGTGTGGGCCAAATGCCGAGGGTATCCATCGTACCCAGCTCTG ATCATTGATCCAAAGATGCCCCGGGAAGGTATGTTCCACCATGGGGTTCCCATCCCTGTGCCCCCATTGGAGGTGCTGAAACTTGGGGAACAGATGACCCAAGAAGCCCGAGAGCATCTCTACCTCGTCCTCTTCTTTGACAACAAGAGAACCTG GCAGTGGCTGCCCAGGACTAAGCTGGTTCCTCTGGGCGTGAACCAGGACCTTGACAAGGAGAAGATGCTGGAGGGCCGGAAATCTAACATCCGCAAGTCAGTCCAGATAGCCTACCACAGGGCCCTGCAGCACCGCAGCAAGGTGCAGGGCGAGCAGAGCAGCGAGACCAGCGACAGTGACTGA